The genome window CCCAACTTAGTCAAACCCAGGCGTACTTGATCGAGCCGGAAAGAATCCTGCCGaattccccacctccaccccgggTCTGAGCCGAGTCCCTTGTTCGGAGTCTTCCGGCAGGCGCCGATCCCCGCCAGTGGACCCGGGTAGGGTGACCTGACTGGGAACCAAGTGGACATTGGCCCTTGACCAGGAGTCTCGCGACTTGGGGCGGCCCCTGGGGTCTTCCtgtccctgcctctcctgcctgctcCCTTCTCAAAAGCCTGTGACCCAtctgcagcctctctccctggtcaTTAACTCCCTCCTCCCACGCTCCCTGCCACTGTTTCTCTGACCTCTGACTAGAAGGTCCCCCTAGAGAACTAGGGTGGGTCTTCTTTCCCCATCAGGGTGTGGCTGGAGGGAGATTCGGGGCTGAGAGATGGGAGGAGGGATTGGGGATTGTCTGGAACAGAGGGCGTTGTAGGGATGACGATGCTCTGGGCAGAGGGCACACCCTGTGCAAAGGCTCGGAGGTGGAAGAGAACAGGCAGAGCTTTTGGGCCGAAAATAAAGCAGACGATTTGGGGAGCCAAGGCTAGGGCTAAGCGAGACGGGGATGTGGTTGACGATTTTGGGGCGGGGCCATACCGGCCAAGGGTTGGGGCTTGGAGCTGAGGGAGTGGACAGGTGGTCCAGGGCGGAGCCAAAGCTGCCTGGGGGCGTGGCCTCTTCTGGCTGTGGGGAGCCTTGGAGTGTGACGGATCTAGGCAGGACCCAAGTCCCCTCCAGAGAGGAAAGCCCAGGAAGTCATTTCCAGTCCCAATGAACTTACTGTGCAACCTAGACCTCAGTTTATTCCTACACTTGATcgtagccaaaaggccgagaagcgatcAGTTTATTCCTTAGTAAATGGGCACCCAGTTGTCCTCCTCAGGTGCCTGGTTGTAACCCCCTAAAAGCCCCCTCAGGGGTGAAGTCTACCACGCCCACACTAGAAACAGGGTGGTTAATGTCCACAGAAATGCTGAGACCTacccatggtcacacagccacTTGGGGACAGATCTGAATCGCACGTCCTTGAGTCTAGCTTAGCCCCAGCGGAAGAGGCTCTGAGATACAGAGGCGAGATGGAGGCATGAGGGGCGTGGCATCCCAGACAGGGGGTGCCACTGTGGGACAGGTAGACAAGCTCGAGGCTACTCCTGCCCAGCCCACTGCATGGCCCCAGGGAGGATATGACAGAACGGGTATGGGCCATGGCTCACCACGCGCATGCCAGGACCCTCGTCTCTGACTATGCCTTCTTTGCCTTCAGTTTTGACCTGGAAAATGGACTCTCGTGTGGGAGAAGCGCCCTGGACCCTCAGGCGGGGTCTGGCCTTGGCCGAGTCATCCAAGCCCCTGCCCAGCACAGCCAGAGGAGGGAATCCTTTCTCTACCGTTCAGACAGTGACTACGAACTCTCATCCAAGACCATGTCCCGGAACTCCTCCGTGGCTAGCGACCTGTGAGTCTGAGGCTGGTGGGATAACACCTCCTCGTATGACCTTTTTTACCCTTCGTTTCTCCATTCAGCACACCTCCTTCAAGTGATCATTTGAGCTGGGCTTTGAGGTTTATGTAGGAGTTTGTCAGGCAGCTCACTTACTCAGTCCAGCATGCCGAGAATGATATGGGGTGATCCTTTGTGCCTGACTTCAGGCTGGGGTTGGGTGGCAATCCAAAAATATTAAGGCCAATTAACAACAACTGAACAAACACCTTGATTTGAGCTTCCTGGTGGCCGTAATTTCCTGCCTCTAAGACTCCTGTTGCCCCTGGGACTCAAATTCCCCATCTGTGATTGGTCAGAGGGGCTGTGGCGGCTTTCAGAGAAGAGTCAGGTGAGGGGAGCCCAGGAACTACTAGGAGGACATCCAAAGGAGGAGTCATGACGATAGGACGCACTCAGCTGAGGGCATATTGTAGGTAAAAGCTGTAAGATAGGAATGTGTGGAGGGCTCCTCCTGACCGCCATTCCATGTCCTGTCTCCCCACAGACACGGAGAAGACATGATTGTGACACCCTTTGCCCAGGTGGGTACCCACATCTTGCTTCTCTCGTGAGCCAAGCAGTCAGAGCCAACCCCTCCTTTCCAAagctgaccaccccgctccctatAGGTCCTGGCCAGTCTGCGGACGGTTCGGAGCAACGTTGCGGTCCTTGCGCACCTGCAAAGCCGCGGAGCAGCCAAGTACGCAGGAGGtgggggggcggggcctggccgAGAGAGGCGGGGCCGACAGGGGGAAGGGCAGGGCCtgtggaagagaaggaaagggccTGGTGGAGAGGGACGGGATGAAAGACAAAGTGGTCAGGGGCGGAGCATGGCTGGAAAGGGCGAGGCTGGCAAGTCACGGGGAAGGCTGGGCAGGGCGGGGCCTGGAGAAGTTGGAGGCGAGGCCATATGGGTGAGCAGGCCACCCCTGAGCCGACTGTGTTTACTGCAGGCAGGGATGCGTCGGGAATACCCCATCTGGCAGTCAGCCCCCTCCACCAACAGGTACTGCGCTTGCTCCTATCTTCTCCCGCTGTGGGACAGCTGTGAACTTCCTCATTATGGTGACCTCCCAGCCCATGAATCCTTAGGCTATGCTAATTGTAACCACCCGCTTCAACACCCCTGGGGATGGGGAGATCCTGGGGTCCTGAGTAGCCTCACTGGGAAGGGCTCTGGGCTCCAGATGCAGATATGAAGGCAGAAGGGGCGCTGGGTTCccgagtggggatggggcaggccCCTGACCAGCTTGACCCCCAGAGGACACTGGGCAGAAGCTGGCTTTGGAGACATTGGATGAGCTGGATTGGTGTCTGGATCAGCTGGAGACACTGCAGACACGGCACTCCGTGGGGGAGTTGGCCTCCAACAAGGTAAAGAGGGCCAGATACCTGGGATCCTTTGCCTCTGTTCACAGTCCCATCCTCACTGTCCTCACTTTCTCCTGCAGTTCAAGCGGATGCTGAACCGGGAGCTGACTCACCTGTCTGAAACCAGCCGCTCCGGGAACCAGGTGTCCGAGTACATATCCCGAACCTTCCTGGGTGAGCTATGGTGGGTCACTACCTAGACCACATTATAGAAgtaggaagagggaagagaaagaaagatttctACTACAGACCTCAACTGAGGAAGACAGACCCAGACACGGACACCTCCAGCCCCATGAATCAGGGCTGGACCAGAGGGAGGAACAAGGGGAAATTCCAGGAGGAGGGGAACATTAAAGCTAGGGTTTTGAAGCATGAGTAGAATTTTGCCAAGGAGAAAATGGAGGGAACCACAtatctgggtctccagcttgggAGATGGAAAGGATATTCAGCTGTTTGGGGAAAAATACTGAGCTCCAGGTGCCCAGGGGCCATGTCCAGTAAAAGGGCTCACTAAGGTCAGCAATGAACAGAGAAGGGTAGCTACAGGGCAGACAGGAGTTCACTCTGAGATTACTTTGATACAGCTAACAAGAAAATAGGTTGATCTCAAGGCTTGGCAAAATGTGGTACCTAAGGCCAAGCAGGCCAACCCTAGCAGGTGAATTGGCTTCTCTGAACCCTACCCTGCCCTGCCTACAGACCAGGAGACTGAGGTGGAGTTGTCCAGGGCGACCTCCACGGAGCCCCGGAGACCTATGTCCCAGATCAGTGGACTGCATGGGCTCCCGCACAGTACCAGCCTTCCTGCAGCCACAGTCCCACGCTTTGGGGTCCAGACTGACCGGGAGGGGCAACTGGCCAAGGTGGGTTTCCAATGGGAATGCTGAGTCCCaggtttgagtcctggctctgagTGGATGCCCTATCTTGGGACTCAGTTTGCCCACCTGTATACTGGCCAGGTGGGGCTCAATGTAGGACCTGGGGCTGGGGGTCAAGGCTCCAGAGTTTGGGGAAGTTGGGCTGGAGTTAAGCTCCAGTCTTTCACATTTTAGGAGCTGGAAGACACCAACAAGTGGGGCCTTGATGTGTTCAAGGTGGCAGAGCTAAGTGGGAACCGGCCCCTCACAGCCATCATCTTCAGCATCTTTCAGGTACCTCCCCTGCCCTTGGCTTCTAATACCCTTGtgtttcattcattccttcctaCCTCAGAACCTCAGGGGACATATATTCTTCAAATCCTCCCTAACATCCCTGAATGGGGTTATTTGAGCAGGAcattgaaggatgaataggagttcacTAGGTTTAAAAGTTCATTGCTGATTGTCAACAAGCCTCTGCCTTGGGCCAGGCCTGAAGAGATCCAGTCTGGAGGGAACAGTTGCAGGTCAGGGATGAGCCAGAGGGGAAGGACAGAGCCCAAGGGAGTTAGAGGGAGAGTAGGTAGGGCCTCCTAGAAGAGGGGGCATTTGAAAGATGGATAGGGATTCAGAAGAAGAGAAGACAAAGGAATAGTTTGTGCTGCTGCCCAAAGGCCAAGGCCCTGACTGGGGCCCTGTGATGGACCAGGAACGGGACCTGCTCAAGACATTTCAGATCCCAGCAGACACGCTTGTCACCTACCTACTGATGCTGGAAGGTCACTACCACAGCGATGTGGCCTACCACAACAGCCTACATGCTGCTGATGTGGCCCAGTCCACACATGTGCTGCTGGCCACACCTGCACTTGAGGTAGGGCCCAATGGCTGCAGTCAACCCTGGTGGGTGCAGGGCGCCAAGAGCCTACCTCTCACCTCTTATGCCCCTTGCCCACTCAGGCCGTGTTCACAGATCTGGAAGTCTTGGCTGCCATCTTCGCCAGCGCCATCCATGATGTGGACCATCCTGGTGTCTCCAATCAGTTTCTCATTAACACCAGTGAGTTAGGGGGCAGGGCTTTGTCACCACCTGTCAATCAAGTGATCTTAGGTGGCcccatccctgctctgagcctcccTGCTTGTGAATGGCTGCCACAAACTTCCCTCCCTTAAGTGCTTGAAACAGATCCAGATATgcagtagacactcaataaatgagaGAATAACAAATGTGGCAGAGCTGATATGGGCCCactgaaattttaaagtttagggtCCTTTGGGGTGTCTGAAAAACTCAGTCAAAAAGCAATTATTAGACACCTCATACACGTCCCTAGAGAGTTGAGGATGAGAGTGGAGCCCTCTCTCTTGAAGATCCCAGAGTTTAATAAGACAAAGATTCAGTAGTTCATTCAACCAGCACTCAGTGTACACTGTCTCCTGCCATGCCAAGTCCCCAGGGAGTCATCAGTCTTGAGGTAGAGCTGAACACAGATGCCCTCAGCCCTGCAGAATCAGGGCAGGGCCATGGggagagacagggtcttagaaggcttcctggaggagggagcaTTAGAATTGGGGTTTCAGTGCATGAATAGGAGTTTACCAAGAATTCACAAAACCTGCCTTTGGGTGGAGTGGGTTGGGCAGGCAGGTCTTGAGGTATTCCACCTCCCCCATAGACTCAGAGCTTGCACTTATGTACAATGATGCCTCTGTGCTGGAGAATCACCACCTGGCTGTGGGCTTCAAGCTGCTACAGGCAGAGAACTGTGACATCTTCCAGAACCTCAGCACCAAGCAGCGGCTGAGTCTGCGCAGGATGGTCATTGACATTGTGAGATCACAGCGATGGATGGGGTGGGACAATCTTGGTTTGGCTGGGGGTTCAGTTGGACTATGGCATGTCTCCATTCTGAGTCTGAGCTTCCTGGTCGGTAAAATGGGGCAGTGACTGTCCAAACCCTGAGTGACTAGGCCCTTGGTTAGGCTAATCAGGTCCTGGACATGATTCACGTACAAACAATGTGGAAACTGTTTCTGGTGCAACTTTTTCACATGCTTAAATCTGTCCATTTGATATTTTTCAACTTGGGAGACATCAATAGGTTTTGGGGTCTTGtgcctcattcatttatttagcaagcatgtattgagcacctattgtgtGTTTGCCCTGTGCCAATGACCATTAGAGTTCTGGCCTTTATGACACTCACAGTCTGCGGGGGAGACAGACATTTAGGTGGGAACTGTGGTGGGGGACCCACAGGCAGAGCTATGATGGAGGACCTGTAGCTAGAGCTGTAACGGGGGAAGGTGCTCAAGGTTGGGGAGGCCTTCCCCAGGAGGGAGCACTGAAGCTGGGGCCTGCAGGGTGCGGAGGGCCAAGGGGCAGGGAGGAGcattcccagcagagggaagagtaTGTGGGGAGGGCTCAGACGAAACCCAGGCTCCAGGTGAAGAGGAACTTTGATGAGGTAGAGCTAGGGCTTTGGGAGGTGGGCATCCTGAGAGGGAGCATCATTTGGGCCAGATGAGAAGTTTGGGGAGAAGTTTTCAGACTTCTGTCTGATTCTCAAAGAAGCCTATGGACTGCTATGTGGGTCATTCCTAGGCTGGGTCCGGGTGGGTCCAGataagtgattttaaaatagcTGTGCCCAGGGCTGAACTTCCCTCCCAATGACTGAAAACAACTCTCCCACCACAGGGAGGCTTGGAGAGCACCAAATCAGGTTCCTCATTGCTTCAAATCCATCTGTGGATATATCCCCCATGGCCCTCTGGTTATATTCCCTACTCCTCCCTGAGGCCCTCCCCACTTCATCACCCTCTGTCACTCCTGCACTCACCTGTTCCAGCCACAACTGTCTCCTCTATATGCCTCAGCTCAttcagcctcagggcctttgcactggctgtgtCATCTGCTGGGCCTCTCTGCCACCCTCAGGCACATCTGACCTCAGCCCCCAGGTTTAATCTCCCTGTCCCACATGTGGGATGCACCCTACAAAGCCCAACAACCTTGGAGAAGGGACTGTTGACAGCCTCTCTTGTTAGCTAGGTTTGCAGTGAATCTCTTTATATccccccatttgacagatgaggatgctgaggctcagagggctgAGGGTCCAAGTGGGTGGGGCATACGGGAGGTGGGGCGGCTGAAATGGAGCAGGCGCTATCCTCATACCTGTCATCCttccttgccggcccccaggtgCTGGCCACGGACATGTCCAAACACATGAACCTTCTGGCCGACCTCAAGACCATGGTGGAGACCAAGAAGGTGACGAGCCTTGGAGTCCTGCTGCTAGACAACTACTCTGACCGCATTCAGGTGGGTGGCTGGGCCAGCCCTGGGGCTTTGGTTTCCACTGTTCTCATTTAGCCACATTTATGAAGAGCTGACTGTGTGCCCAATTTGAAGAAATGGAAGCACTTACAGTCACATGCCTGTGCCTTAGCTATTCCTTcccctcctgggcctcagtttccccacctataaGATGGGTGTGTCCATGGCACCAGCCTCTGGGGGGTGGGTACCAGGCCTGGGGGTGGCCTGGCTTGAGTCCTCCCGAGCCATGGTCTCACCAGGTCTTGCAGAGCCTGGTGCACTGTGCCGACCTCAGTAACCCCACCAAGCCGCTGCCGCTGTACCGCCAGTGGACAGATCGCATCATGGCCGAGTTCTTCCAGCAGGGTGACCGTGAGCGCGAATCAGGCCTGGACATCAGCCCCATGTGTGATAAGCACACAGCCTCGGTGGAGAAGTCCCAGGTCTAAGAGTAACTGACTCAAGCTGGTGGgcactggggagagaggaggggaaggagtggCTGAGCTGACCCCAAGAGTCCTGGCTTGACCCCTGGCTGGTAAATGAGGGGATGTGGCCTAAGGGTCTGCACTGGACTGTGCAGTCAGGCTTGGGACGCATTCCCTCTAGGTTGCAGGAAGAGGGATGATCACTTGTGGAGTTTGGAAATGTCTATTCTGGGTGACATCAAAGATCCTAAAAGGGCTCCCAGTCTGGGGGGGCACATACATCCAACACTGAGGAGTCAGGGCTGAGGTGAAAGAAAGACTTAGGGATTGAGGGAGCCcagaaggggcagggggaggcttcctagaggaggagTTTTTTGAAGAGgattttgaaggatgagtaggagttgggaaatagcattccaggcagagggaacaaccTGGGCAAATGCTTAGAGGCTGGACTAGGTCTAGGTTCCACAGTAACTTACCACACAGCAACCTCTACCCCCCAACTCTGTATCACCCCACAGGTGGGTTTCATTGACTATATCGCCCACCCATTGTGGGAGACATGGGCTGACTTGGTACACCCAGATGCACAGGACCTGCTGGACACTCTGGAAGACAACCGTGAGTGGTACCAGAGCAAGATCCACCGCAGTCCTGTGGACCCCACCAGCCCCAAGCAGAGTGGCCCTGACAGATTCCAGTTTCAGCTGACTCTGGAGGAggcagaagaagaggaggaagagggagcatTGATTGAGGAGGCCTCGGAGACACCTGACATTGAGTTCCTGTCCTCTGAGGCCAGCCCAGACCCTGGGGCCCTACATCTGGACAACCAGAGGACCATGGGCAAGCCCTGCATGGACCATGAGGGCAATATGATGGCTGAGCCTTTGGGCACCTAATGGCTCCTGGTGGGTGGGTGGACTTTCCCAGGAATAAGTCCCAGGTGGCCCCTGCTTTGCCTTTCCCACCCATTGAGGGAGACAACCAAGCTTTCAGTAATAGGCAGTTTTTAGGGCTGAATTGGAGGCACCTAGTGGGGTCCACTCTGACCCTGGGCTTGGCTGAGAGAGCTCTCCGAAGAGCTGGACTGGAAGCAGCCTCTTCCAGGGCCCTTGAGTTCTCGCACCTGGATTTCCACCCCTGGTATTGAAAAGGGTTGTCTGCCAGGCCCCTTGTCCATCTTCTCCAGTGGTCACTAGAGCCACGTCCATCACTTTATTGTTTCATTCTTTACAGATATTTTCTGGATACCCACTGTGTGCCTGTTATGTGCCTGCACAAGAGGGTGGGGAATCAGCCCCAAGGAGATGCCCCCTCCCCGAGACGCCTCCCCTTCATCTGCCAGGCAGCTCATTGCAAGAGAACAAGAACTTGAATGGGGGAATTTCCACCACCAAATCTTTGTCCAGACCCAATTTGGGCTCTGGAACTCTGGTGGAGGGCGGTAGGGGGCCAAGAAAGAGAGGGCTCTGTGTCAGGGATTGTCTCTGAAGATTGACTCAGCTTGTCACTGCTTGTGCACTGACTGACTGTTGCTTTAAGTCGCCGTAGTTTCCGTCTTCAGGTCTAAGGATCCTGGTTCTCCCTGGCCCCAGGACCCCCTGCTGATTCCTTCACACGTTCTTCCTCTTCTAGAACAGCAACAGAAGCACAGAATTCTCCCCCATGGAAGTTCTCTCCATCTCCTGATTGAGGCTGTCCCAATCTCCCCATAGGGAAAAGGAAGCCCTTTCTTTCCCCTCTACGGCCAGATCCTAATACTTGGGTAAACTTTGGTTGGAGGGTGGtgtctgtgacctccctgaaatATCTTAGAAATGTGGGGGATTCTCTGAGGTTAAATAAACTCTATTACCCCAAATTAGTACTATGCCATTTCACGGATGGGGAAACAGGAGCAGAGAGGTCCGGTTGCCTGAGGTCTCAAGGCCATGCAGCTGGGCCCCAGACATTAGCCAGCGGCGCCCCCTTGCGGCGGGAGGCGCCGAGGGGACGTGGGACGAATTCGGACGTCCTCCTTGCCTTGCTGGAAGTCCCTCTCCGGCCGGCTTGGTCCAGCTCATCCCAAGAAAATGAGGCGGCTCTGTGCTCAAGTCTCAGGTTTAATTCCCACTTCCGGAGGACTCAggatcccccacccccagcctccctctctgCGTGTCTGAGGATTTATACACAAGTCATCACAACCCCTGGCTTCAAGAACAGCAGGCTTCATTCCTAAATAATTCCATTAATAATTCCATTCCATTGATCATTCATCATCATTAAAATTAATGATCAGATTCCACAGAGGGAGAATTAAAGGTCATCTGGATTATAACTTGGtgcatttccttccagtctttcaCAAGGCAGAGATTTatggaatttttatttataattttttatcctTCCCCCTTTACTTGCAGGTACTACATGTTTCCCACAGAGAATTTGGAAATAATGGAAACATAATAATGGAACCAGAAGAAAAAATTCTGCTATACCTCACCCATAGATcatctttcagcttttcaccgttTTTTCTCCACCTATTCATAAAAACATTCTTCTGTTCTCCTTCAATTTGGGCCACAGGCATTCTTGCCTCTTTCCTTTACTGACTGCACTCTACCCTACGCTGGCTTTTAACACTCCAAGCACAGTCCCACCTCAggccctttgcacatgctgtacCCACCACCTGGAATACATATGCTTTCACTCATCCTCACCCTTTGGGTCTCACCTCAgcatcccctcctccaggaagtccttcCTGACCTTCCACCTTCCAACCCAGGCTGGCACTGGTGGAAGTTCTTTGGGATTCTTTGTTCCATGTCTACCATCCTCTCCAGGCTGTGATCTTCAGAGGTAgacttaacctccctgagcttTTGTCATTTCATGGGTAAAATGTAAAATGGGCTCTTTGTGAGGATCACAGAATTGTAACAATGGGTCACATTTGAGGAAAGTGTGTCCTGATCAGGGCACTGAGCTCTGAGGTAtcaactttttcttctttccatttcacagatgtagaaactgaggcccacagaagGGGTGAGTAAGAAGAAATCACTCACATTCTCCAAGTGCCCCATTTTCTTGTTTAGAGTCCTTCCTGAGGGACATAGTCCTTACCTTTGTGGCCCATCCTTGACCCAAAGAGGAAGGTAGGAGAGGGTCTTCAGGGTCCCTGGAAACTTTCAGCCCTTGTGACCTAGGGTGACTCCTAGGGTCTCAGTTTGCCTTCTGTTGAGGGAGAAAATGTTGCCTGGCTCCCTTCCTCACAGAGCTGGAGAGGGGCTGTCCCTAGAGCTTGTTTAGTGAgttccagcctcagggcctttgcacttgctgttccctctgtctggagctctgtttccccacttctccTGGTGGTcagctccttctcctcctccttcaggttcCTGCTCAAATGTCAGTTCCTCAAAGAGGTCTTCCCTAATCTCTTTGGCGAAAGTCACCCTCCCtccaatcatttattcattcactcatgtcATACCATCACAGGGCACTTACTG of Vicugna pacos chromosome 22, VicPac4, whole genome shotgun sequence contains these proteins:
- the PDE4C gene encoding 3',5'-cyclic-AMP phosphodiesterase 4C, which gives rise to MRFLGPLKSGSRKSRLAHCLSFPICPSGGVPERSNGGKAGLVRLLPSPRRAPPPWLSRKGPAQSALGPASSLHAVLAMQRPPAPAPAPGPSSPRCSPRGSPGLFRKLLVNQSIRLQRRFTVAHPLCFDLENGLSCGRSALDPQAGSGLGRVIQAPAQHSQRRESFLYRSDSDYELSSKTMSRNSSVASDLHGEDMIVTPFAQVLASLRTVRSNVAVLAHLQSRGAAKQGCVGNTPSGSQPPPPTEDTGQKLALETLDELDWCLDQLETLQTRHSVGELASNKFKRMLNRELTHLSETSRSGNQVSEYISRTFLDQETEVELSRATSTEPRRPMSQISGLHGLPHSTSLPAATVPRFGVQTDREGQLAKELEDTNKWGLDVFKVAELSGNRPLTAIIFSIFQERDLLKTFQIPADTLVTYLLMLEGHYHSDVAYHNSLHAADVAQSTHVLLATPALEAVFTDLEVLAAIFASAIHDVDHPGVSNQFLINTNSELALMYNDASVLENHHLAVGFKLLQAENCDIFQNLSTKQRLSLRRMVIDIVLATDMSKHMNLLADLKTMVETKKVTSLGVLLLDNYSDRIQVLQSLVHCADLSNPTKPLPLYRQWTDRIMAEFFQQGDRERESGLDISPMCDKHTASVEKSQVGFIDYIAHPLWETWADLVHPDAQDLLDTLEDNREWYQSKIHRSPVDPTSPKQSGPDRFQFQLTLEEAEEEEEEGALIEEASETPDIEFLSSEASPDPGALHLDNQRTMGKPCMDHEGNMMAEPLGT